The following coding sequences lie in one Mesorhizobium sp. DCY119 genomic window:
- a CDS encoding nuclear transport factor 2 family protein → MAASKSEAGEGGRGSALDPIARLEAIEEIKLLKSRYFQAVDFKDWHGIVDIFTDDARVDFSGEPQHHVGHHGVTEDSIDPDSWVVVGGPETAKVIAGAVGEIVAVHQGHDPQIHAHSQDYATGRWSLYDRLEYGNEVMHGFGHYQEEYRRIDGKWRISSLTLTRIKVVWEVLGRAG, encoded by the coding sequence ATGGCGGCTTCAAAGTCAGAAGCTGGCGAGGGCGGACGTGGTTCGGCCCTCGATCCCATTGCGCGCCTGGAGGCCATCGAGGAGATCAAGCTCCTCAAGTCGCGGTACTTTCAGGCGGTCGACTTCAAGGATTGGCACGGCATCGTCGACATCTTCACCGACGATGCACGGGTGGATTTCAGCGGCGAGCCGCAACACCATGTCGGGCATCATGGTGTGACCGAAGATAGCATCGACCCGGACTCCTGGGTCGTCGTTGGCGGCCCTGAAACCGCGAAGGTTATCGCTGGTGCCGTTGGCGAGATTGTCGCGGTCCACCAGGGGCACGATCCGCAAATCCACGCTCACTCTCAAGACTACGCCACCGGCCGGTGGTCGCTCTACGACCGCCTCGAATATGGCAACGAGGTCATGCACGGCTTCGGACACTACCAGGAAGAGTACCGGCGCATCGATGGAAAGTGGCGGATTTCGTCACTGACGCTCACCCGTATCAAAGTGGTCTGGGAGGTCCTCGGTCGAGCCGGCTAA
- a CDS encoding ABC transporter permease, whose translation MTARALGRDPIMASEGTASEFRSLFNEFSWIWGGTVALFIVSAFVAPGVVKMAAISSMLPFAAILAIAAVGMTIVIQQRGLDMSLPGIMTITGLLFAKIGFLSGSTLLAVPLTLLIAIGIGTVNGLLVARVNITPIVATLATNAILLGAVRTVSGGSYLTAPEGLAAFSHSSLFGIPMTVVLALLFIIVISVVTKRTIAGRRFVAVGANPAAAAAAGIPTLRYQVATYAVAAICYAVAGMLFTGFIGTASHIAGNDYLLPAIAAVVVGGTPFSGGRGSVIASGMAALFMAQLGQMVLALGADTSVQLLVQALAIVVAVTIRHIPTVLRIFHS comes from the coding sequence ATGACTGCGCGCGCGCTAGGGCGGGACCCGATCATGGCCTCAGAGGGTACGGCTTCCGAATTCCGCAGCCTGTTCAACGAGTTTTCCTGGATATGGGGCGGGACAGTCGCGCTGTTCATCGTCTCGGCCTTCGTTGCGCCGGGCGTTGTCAAGATGGCTGCCATCAGTTCGATGCTGCCCTTTGCCGCAATCCTTGCGATTGCAGCCGTCGGGATGACGATCGTCATCCAGCAGCGGGGTCTGGATATGTCCCTGCCGGGCATAATGACTATCACCGGGCTTCTCTTCGCCAAGATCGGCTTTCTCTCGGGATCGACGCTGCTCGCGGTGCCGCTGACCCTTCTCATTGCGATCGGGATTGGCACCGTGAACGGCTTGCTGGTGGCCAGGGTCAACATCACCCCGATAGTCGCGACCCTGGCGACAAACGCCATACTCCTCGGCGCGGTTCGCACGGTGTCAGGCGGGAGCTATCTGACAGCGCCCGAGGGCCTGGCCGCGTTCTCGCACAGTTCGCTGTTCGGAATTCCAATGACCGTGGTGCTCGCGCTGCTCTTCATCATCGTCATAAGTGTCGTCACGAAGCGCACCATTGCCGGGCGTCGGTTCGTCGCTGTCGGGGCCAACCCGGCCGCAGCCGCCGCGGCGGGAATTCCGACTCTGCGCTATCAGGTTGCGACCTACGCCGTCGCGGCCATCTGTTACGCTGTGGCCGGAATGCTTTTCACCGGCTTCATCGGGACGGCTTCACACATCGCCGGAAACGACTATCTGCTGCCGGCCATCGCGGCGGTGGTTGTCGGCGGCACTCCGTTCTCTGGCGGACGCGGCAGCGTCATCGCGAGTGGCATGGCCGCGCTGTTCATGGCACAGCTGGGTCAGATGGTGCTCGCACTAGGCGCCGACACGTCAGTGCAACTCCTGGTGCAGGCGCTCGCGATCGTTGTTGCCGTCACGATCCGACATATCCCGACGGTCCTGAGGATCTTCCACAGTTAG
- a CDS encoding sugar ABC transporter ATP-binding protein: MQALKGVDFQLRRGEVMALLGENGAGKSTLVKILAGLQSPDSGTIAIDGKSTLLGGTKLSHEAGIAVAEQELSVIGPLSAAENIFLGGVPFSGPWTRSRLASKARGYLDAVGLTYLDPAARIEQLAVAERQLIEIARLLATNARILILDEPTAALSDADIELVKATVVRLARAGHSVIYVTHRLGEVFEIADRITTLRGGESHAPVNVCDMTLEKVIEQMIGRPLKEMFPPRSSGFGESVLELSGVTTRALKNRQSISVRAGEIVGVAGQVGSGSEALLRAIAGADVVESGSIKVGGRALPPAHTLPTAMRSGIAYCSSDRKLDGIFADLTVARNLVAPSMRQVSPNGLVSRRRVREVTARISKQMTIDPTRAEYKVGALSGGNQQKVALGKWLGIRPRVLLVSEPTRGVDVGARAEIYGHLRRLADEGMAVVFASSDIDEVLGLADTVISMYRGRQVRTVSPSEVTSHELLKDITHSDDRAA, from the coding sequence GTGCAGGCGTTGAAGGGCGTGGATTTCCAACTGCGGCGCGGGGAAGTAATGGCCCTGCTTGGTGAAAACGGCGCTGGCAAAAGCACGTTGGTGAAAATCCTTGCCGGGCTGCAGTCGCCTGATTCTGGCACCATTGCAATCGATGGCAAGTCGACGCTGCTGGGCGGCACCAAACTCTCCCACGAGGCTGGCATCGCAGTGGCAGAGCAGGAGTTGAGCGTCATCGGGCCACTGAGCGCTGCCGAGAACATTTTTCTGGGCGGCGTGCCATTTTCCGGACCGTGGACGCGTTCGCGTCTGGCCAGCAAGGCGCGTGGCTATCTCGATGCGGTCGGCCTGACCTATCTCGACCCGGCCGCACGGATCGAGCAGCTCGCCGTCGCCGAGCGCCAGCTTATCGAAATCGCGCGGCTGCTGGCGACAAATGCCCGCATCCTGATTTTGGACGAACCGACCGCCGCTCTGTCCGACGCGGACATCGAACTGGTCAAGGCCACGGTCGTACGGCTTGCGAGGGCCGGGCACAGTGTCATCTACGTGACGCACCGGCTCGGCGAAGTGTTCGAGATCGCGGATCGCATCACCACGCTGCGCGGCGGCGAAAGCCATGCACCGGTCAATGTGTGCGACATGACCCTCGAAAAGGTCATCGAACAGATGATCGGCCGCCCGCTGAAGGAGATGTTCCCGCCGCGCTCGTCCGGCTTCGGCGAGAGCGTTCTCGAATTGTCGGGCGTCACCACCCGCGCTCTCAAGAACCGCCAATCCATCTCCGTCCGCGCGGGCGAGATCGTCGGCGTCGCCGGTCAGGTCGGCTCCGGTTCTGAAGCGCTGCTGCGCGCCATCGCCGGCGCGGACGTGGTCGAATCGGGTTCCATAAAAGTGGGAGGCCGGGCGCTGCCGCCGGCACATACGCTCCCGACGGCCATGCGGTCGGGAATTGCCTATTGCTCAAGCGACCGCAAACTGGACGGCATATTCGCCGACCTGACCGTTGCCCGCAATCTGGTGGCGCCGTCCATGCGGCAGGTGTCGCCCAATGGGCTGGTGAGCCGGCGCAGGGTGCGTGAGGTCACTGCAAGGATCTCCAAGCAAATGACGATCGATCCCACTCGCGCCGAATACAAGGTCGGTGCGCTCAGCGGTGGGAATCAGCAAAAAGTCGCGCTCGGCAAATGGCTGGGCATTCGACCGCGCGTTCTGCTGGTGTCGGAACCCACGCGCGGCGTCGACGTGGGCGCTCGCGCCGAGATTTACGGCCATCTGCGCCGCCTCGCGGACGAAGGCATGGCCGTGGTGTTCGCCTCGTCGGATATCGATGAGGTCCTGGGCCTCGCCGACACCGTGATTTCGATGTACCGGGGCCGCCAGGTGCGGACCGTTTCCCCGAGTGAGGTGACGAGCCACGAATTGCTCAAGGACATCACCCACTCGGACGACAGGGCCGCATGA
- a CDS encoding ABC transporter permease, translating to MMNNAATASIPHRSRTLNRFARFGLILAVLIVLAILGGMHNPAFLTTDNGLSILRAAAMSGIVALGATFITLSGRFFSLALGNTVMFTGITLAVAMSYGMPFYLALTLTFVVAIAIGAVQGAIIAMGANPIITTLGASALLAGLAGFATNGVNVAIHSDLVAWLGNARIIGVPTQTWAFVIAVAIAWWAINKTRFGHETVLLGANSASARAAGLSVARVTITVFIIASLAAAVVGVLAAAQFSKARVMGFSGLDFDIIAAVLIGGTAIQGGRGSPVQTALGAVVIATIQNYMLLLAWSSGVRTMITGALIVLIVVGFHLAGNRRRTR from the coding sequence ATGATGAACAACGCGGCGACAGCATCCATTCCGCACCGGAGCCGGACCTTGAACCGCTTTGCACGGTTCGGCCTGATCCTGGCTGTCCTGATTGTCCTGGCTATCCTTGGCGGCATGCACAATCCGGCATTCCTGACCACCGACAACGGCCTGTCCATTCTGCGGGCCGCGGCCATGTCGGGGATCGTCGCGCTGGGCGCAACCTTCATCACGCTGTCCGGCCGGTTCTTCTCCCTGGCATTGGGAAATACGGTGATGTTCACCGGCATCACGCTTGCGGTCGCGATGTCCTACGGAATGCCGTTCTATCTAGCGCTGACCTTGACCTTTGTCGTCGCGATCGCCATCGGCGCCGTCCAGGGCGCCATCATCGCCATGGGCGCCAATCCCATCATCACGACCCTTGGCGCCAGCGCCTTGCTGGCCGGCCTAGCGGGCTTTGCCACCAATGGCGTCAACGTCGCCATCCACAGTGACCTGGTGGCCTGGCTGGGCAATGCCAGGATCATCGGCGTGCCGACCCAGACATGGGCCTTCGTGATCGCCGTCGCCATTGCCTGGTGGGCGATCAACAAGACGCGGTTCGGCCATGAAACCGTGCTGCTGGGCGCCAACAGCGCCTCTGCGCGGGCCGCCGGCCTGTCGGTTGCACGGGTTACGATCACGGTCTTCATCATCGCCAGCCTCGCGGCCGCCGTCGTCGGTGTTCTGGCCGCCGCGCAATTCTCCAAAGCGCGCGTCATGGGCTTCTCCGGCTTGGATTTCGACATCATCGCCGCGGTGCTGATCGGCGGCACGGCGATCCAGGGCGGCCGGGGCTCCCCGGTGCAGACCGCGCTTGGCGCCGTCGTGATCGCGACAATCCAGAACTACATGCTGCTGCTTGCCTGGTCGTCGGGCGTACGCACCATGATCACGGGCGCGCTCATCGTTCTGATCGTGGTCGGCTTCCACCTGGCCGGCAACAGAAGGAGGACCCGGTGA
- a CDS encoding sugar ABC transporter substrate-binding protein, with the protein MENTRLSNASAAKSRPRKFVAGMAAAVAMAIGCSGALAEMPTSGSIIMFGQSRENPYFGQNAVGAADIAKKFGWDLTYVEASSQEQQDAAIQQMLATGNKPIGIVLNPVSGAAAVASELAIKQAGIPLAILNQVPSAEQKDLFDVYGGVNDFLSGVDAAKLLIAGAKKAGVELGDGLVVNTVAGHTAAQQRVEGFRSVMEKEFPSSHILADVNSGGYLENEGYSVGSQIIPANKGKFNWIYGVNDALAFGAMRAAKESGIVPGKDALFVGGTCMNPTTNAAVMAGEIVGSSVQSPYIEGAAAMYALAAFINTGKVIDDEMYLSSDNPPSIDEPPHRWNFMPNTALEGTEDAYKNTVIWGKTAQELCNYS; encoded by the coding sequence ATGGAAAATACCAGACTGTCCAATGCCTCGGCCGCAAAGTCGCGTCCGCGGAAATTCGTCGCGGGGATGGCCGCGGCTGTCGCCATGGCCATCGGTTGCAGCGGCGCACTGGCCGAGATGCCGACCTCCGGGTCGATCATCATGTTCGGCCAGTCCCGTGAGAACCCCTATTTCGGCCAGAACGCAGTGGGCGCCGCCGACATTGCCAAGAAGTTCGGCTGGGATCTCACCTATGTCGAAGCTTCGTCTCAGGAACAGCAGGATGCTGCCATCCAGCAGATGCTGGCCACGGGCAACAAGCCGATCGGCATCGTGCTGAACCCGGTTTCGGGTGCCGCCGCGGTGGCCTCTGAACTGGCCATCAAACAGGCCGGCATTCCACTGGCGATTCTCAACCAAGTTCCATCCGCCGAGCAGAAGGATCTGTTCGACGTCTACGGCGGCGTCAACGATTTCCTTAGCGGCGTCGATGCCGCCAAACTGCTGATCGCCGGGGCCAAGAAGGCTGGCGTTGAACTCGGCGACGGCTTGGTAGTTAACACTGTCGCCGGACACACCGCTGCACAGCAGCGCGTCGAGGGCTTCCGTTCCGTGATGGAGAAGGAGTTCCCGAGTTCGCACATCCTCGCCGACGTCAACTCGGGTGGCTATCTGGAGAACGAAGGCTATTCGGTCGGCTCGCAAATCATTCCGGCTAATAAGGGCAAGTTCAACTGGATATATGGCGTGAACGACGCCCTAGCCTTTGGCGCTATGCGGGCTGCCAAGGAAAGCGGCATCGTCCCCGGCAAGGACGCGTTGTTTGTCGGGGGTACCTGCATGAACCCGACCACCAATGCTGCCGTCATGGCCGGTGAGATCGTCGGCTCGTCCGTTCAATCGCCCTACATCGAAGGGGCCGCCGCGATGTATGCGCTCGCCGCCTTCATCAACACGGGCAAGGTCATCGACGACGAGATGTACCTGTCCTCGGACAATCCTCCGTCGATTGACGAGCCACCGCATCGCTGGAACTTCATGCCCAACACTGCCCTGGAAGGCACCGAAGACGCATACAAGAACACGGTGATCTGGGGCAAAACCGCGCAAGAACTGTGCAACTACAGCTGA
- a CDS encoding sulfite exporter TauE/SafE family protein, which translates to MTFYIVMAVAVTILGLSKGGFAGIGMVSTPMVAAVTDPITAAGLMLPVMLVQDPLAVFLYRRSFDKRILVTMIPSGAVGVLAAYVLASTVPEWGVKLALGLVSLIFSIWQVIVYCRGVPTLAVTYRFDRLLCAGAGATGGFASAIAHAGSPPFQIYVMPKRLSKEVYVGTSVMFFAALNTMKLPTYAALGLFSFDQLMTSAVFVPLAVVSSWMGVWLVRYVDIRSFNFIVTIILLFISFLLLGQAWNEAGAA; encoded by the coding sequence TTGACCTTCTACATCGTTATGGCGGTCGCAGTGACGATCCTGGGCCTGTCGAAAGGCGGGTTCGCGGGTATCGGCATGGTCAGCACTCCCATGGTCGCCGCCGTGACCGATCCGATAACCGCCGCGGGACTGATGCTGCCCGTCATGCTGGTGCAGGACCCGCTTGCCGTATTTCTGTATCGGCGCAGCTTCGACAAGCGGATTCTCGTAACGATGATCCCGAGCGGCGCGGTCGGTGTCCTCGCCGCATATGTCCTGGCCTCCACCGTGCCGGAATGGGGCGTCAAGCTCGCGCTGGGCCTCGTCTCGCTCATCTTCTCGATCTGGCAGGTCATCGTTTATTGCCGAGGCGTTCCCACGCTTGCGGTCACCTACAGGTTCGATCGACTGTTGTGCGCCGGTGCGGGTGCGACGGGCGGCTTTGCTAGCGCCATTGCCCACGCCGGGTCGCCGCCTTTCCAGATCTACGTGATGCCTAAGCGGCTTTCCAAGGAGGTGTATGTCGGCACGAGCGTGATGTTTTTCGCAGCGCTTAACACGATGAAGCTTCCCACTTACGCGGCGCTTGGCCTGTTCAGTTTCGATCAACTGATGACGAGCGCGGTGTTTGTTCCTCTCGCGGTGGTTTCGAGCTGGATGGGTGTCTGGCTGGTTCGGTACGTCGACATAAGGAGCTTCAACTTCATAGTGACAATCATACTGCTTTTCATAAGCTTTTTGCTTCTCGGACAAGCCTGGAACGAGGCCGGCGCGGCATGA
- a CDS encoding ABC transporter permease, which produces MTNSFLRNPVVQRGTLGLLVYLCFAFTVPNFATTGNAYAILESCALIGLIAAGLGATMLAGELDLSVGSVAACAGIAAISMSQYGAVVAVVAAMVPAILFGMLQGFAIARLQIASLVFTLGTYIGIRGFAYIMTNERTITLSLSDLSISMALRARYFIFSTFSLLMIAVIILLALILRYTRIGRELYAIGGARKESRAAGVPQTRPLVFAFAVSAGLAAMAGALASLRGGSATPTGYETLLLASVAAALIGGVSVYGGRGTMAGVFVGVVTLQLLLAALQLLGAPNWAANITTGAVLLAFLAVDIANGDSPVGIAMQRLAVRWRARSGAGRPART; this is translated from the coding sequence ATGACCAATTCGTTCCTTCGCAATCCGGTCGTCCAACGCGGTACGCTGGGGCTCCTGGTCTATCTGTGCTTTGCGTTCACGGTGCCGAACTTTGCCACCACCGGCAACGCCTACGCCATTCTTGAATCGTGCGCGCTGATCGGCCTGATCGCAGCCGGCCTGGGTGCGACGATGCTTGCCGGCGAACTCGACCTCTCGGTCGGCTCGGTCGCCGCTTGCGCTGGCATCGCCGCGATCAGCATGTCGCAATATGGCGCCGTCGTCGCGGTCGTCGCCGCCATGGTCCCGGCGATCCTGTTCGGCATGTTGCAAGGCTTCGCCATCGCCAGACTACAGATCGCGTCGCTGGTCTTCACGCTGGGCACGTACATCGGCATTCGCGGCTTCGCTTATATCATGACCAACGAGCGCACGATCACGTTGAGCCTGTCGGACCTGTCCATCTCGATGGCGTTGCGCGCGCGCTATTTCATCTTCTCGACGTTCAGCCTTCTGATGATCGCGGTGATAATCCTTCTGGCTCTGATTTTGCGCTACACCCGCATCGGTCGCGAACTCTACGCCATCGGCGGCGCGCGGAAGGAGTCCCGCGCTGCGGGCGTGCCGCAGACCCGGCCGCTGGTGTTCGCATTTGCGGTCTCGGCGGGGCTTGCCGCGATGGCCGGCGCGCTGGCGTCGCTGCGCGGCGGCAGCGCCACCCCGACGGGCTACGAAACGCTCTTGCTGGCTTCCGTGGCGGCCGCCCTGATCGGCGGGGTCAGCGTCTATGGCGGCCGCGGCACCATGGCGGGCGTGTTCGTCGGCGTGGTGACGCTGCAGCTCCTGCTGGCCGCGTTGCAGTTGCTGGGCGCCCCCAACTGGGCAGCCAACATTACCACCGGCGCGGTCCTGCTGGCGTTTCTCGCGGTCGACATCGCCAATGGCGACTCGCCGGTCGGCATTGCGATGCAGCGCCTTGCGGTCCGATGGCGAGCACGAAGCGGCGCCGGAAGGCCGGCAAGGACCTAA